A stretch of the Candidatus Bathyarchaeota archaeon genome encodes the following:
- a CDS encoding Lrp/AsnC ligand binding domain-containing protein — protein sequence MPIAFVLINTEIGSEGEVLNELKKVEGVEEAYSVYGVYDVIAKVSAESMEKLKDIVTWRIRRLNKVRSTLTMIVIDSMTKSK from the coding sequence ATGCCCATAGCTTTTGTTCTGATAAATACGGAGATTGGTTCGGAGGGCGAGGTTTTGAATGAGTTGAAAAAAGTGGAGGGCGTCGAGGAAGCTTATAGCGTCTATGGGGTCTATGATGTAATTGCAAAGGTTAGTGCTGAATCAATGGAGAAGTTGAAGGATATAGTGACATGGCGCATAAGGCGCCTTAATAAAGTCAGGTCCACATTGACTATGATAGTAATAGACTCTATGACGAAATCTAAGTAA
- a CDS encoding tRNA(Ile)(2)-agmatinylcytidine synthase, protein MIKLHIGLDDTDSPRGGCTTKVAALMIENFRRIDVSFLDYPNLIRLNPNVPWKTRGNGAVCLRLLCDKGDLDDLKEIAIQTVEENSDLHYPRTDPGIVFLTGDVPIEIETFAEMAITGLVRKREAFQLIRRYRAEAVCFNEGRGVIGALASIGEQLKKDYTYEFIAYRTPENVGKPRMIDSSSVLLMSKELGSMSFNNVDEETGRILITPHGPDPVLYGIRGESPDAVRRGHELVVSYEPIDRWVIFRTNQGTDAHLRRIGSIVSARPFCPAIIKGEVASKPRVIAGGHVIFQLKDQTGTIDCAAYEPTGDLKEKAKMLRVGDIVEVYGGIRKASTCNPLTINLEKINVLRLAPEVILCNPLCPRCGKRMKSMGRGQGFECKKCGLHGKRLEKIAEEAKRSLELGIYVTSPRSQRHLTKPLSRYNLEKCGPPEFLGKPIPIDSFYGVGTSSG, encoded by the coding sequence ATGATCAAACTGCACATAGGGTTGGACGACACTGACTCGCCTAGAGGAGGGTGCACAACGAAAGTAGCGGCCTTGATGATTGAGAATTTTCGAAGAATAGACGTATCCTTCCTTGATTATCCAAATCTTATCAGACTAAATCCAAATGTTCCATGGAAGACTAGAGGGAATGGCGCAGTCTGCCTAAGACTCCTTTGCGACAAAGGGGATCTCGATGATTTAAAGGAGATAGCGATTCAGACTGTGGAGGAGAACTCAGATCTACATTATCCTAGAACAGACCCTGGAATAGTGTTCCTTACGGGGGATGTACCGATCGAGATAGAGACCTTCGCCGAAATGGCGATTACAGGACTAGTTAGGAAAAGAGAGGCATTTCAATTAATAAGACGATATAGGGCTGAGGCCGTATGTTTTAATGAGGGCCGTGGAGTTATTGGAGCCCTTGCAAGCATCGGTGAACAGTTGAAAAAGGACTACACATATGAGTTCATTGCTTACAGAACCCCTGAGAATGTTGGAAAGCCGAGAATGATTGACTCTTCATCAGTTCTTTTGATGAGTAAAGAGTTAGGATCAATGTCCTTCAATAACGTTGATGAGGAAACCGGCCGCATTCTCATAACCCCTCATGGGCCAGATCCTGTATTATATGGCATCAGAGGTGAAAGCCCAGATGCTGTGAGGCGCGGTCATGAATTAGTTGTATCATATGAGCCTATTGACCGCTGGGTCATATTCCGCACCAATCAAGGTACCGACGCACACTTGAGGAGGATAGGCTCGATTGTCTCAGCGAGGCCTTTCTGCCCGGCTATAATAAAAGGTGAAGTTGCTAGTAAACCGCGCGTAATAGCCGGCGGTCACGTTATATTCCAACTTAAAGATCAAACTGGCACAATCGATTGTGCAGCCTATGAACCTACAGGAGATCTTAAAGAGAAAGCAAAGATGCTTAGGGTTGGCGACATCGTTGAGGTATACGGCGGAATACGAAAGGCATCAACGTGTAATCCACTCACGATAAATTTAGAAAAGATTAATGTCCTACGGTTGGCGCCAGAAGTTATTCTTTGCAATCCTTTATGCCCAAGATGTGGAAAGAGAATGAAGTCTATGGGAAGAGGTCAAGGTTTCGAATGCAAGAAATGCGGGCTTCACGGAAAGAGACTTGAGAAGATTGCTGAGGAAGCTAAGAGATCATTAGAGCTGGGAATATATGTTACCTCACCTCGATCTCAAAGGCACCTTACAAAGCCCTTAAGTAGATATAACCTAGAAAAGTGTGGACCTCCAGAATTTTTGGGTAAGCCAATTCCCATCGACAGTTTTTACGGCGTAGGTACATCTAGTGGCTGA
- a CDS encoding DNA topoisomerase I, with product MRQLIHNGVLVPRYIPRNLSIKIQGKIITLNPQQEEMAVAWAKKLGTKYAKDRTFVKNFFKDFCRALGVTARLKPEAFDFSPILEFIENERNLKANLSKEERKRLTEEAKIIAEANKERYGYAIVDGVKIEIGNYRVEPSSIFLGRGKHPLRGRWKEGPKEEDIELNLSPDAPVPPGNWKRIIWQPNALWIARWRDKLSGKMKYVWISESTTLKQMKDIEKFEKARELRQNLHLVKEHIWKNLNSNDIRRRKTATVCFLIDFLKIRVGDEKDPDEADTVGASTLRPEHITFGSGNRVIINFLGKDSVPHVFNIELPDIIIRNLKEFCQNAKSSLFEGVNSERVSEFLDEVIPGLSAKVFRTCYATAAVEDTLYSAQVKLEDPDYIKKYIATMANLEAAKVCNHKRTLPRGWSASLKKKMMDLKNKTEIARDKQKKIEEKIAKEKNRFSETLKKFYERIEARKNRINLLKQRLDSLKANVRYNKTNSRRIRLERKAINSYKDKIIKLRKKHRERIQKLREKLKEEKEKSSRVLEKMRLQIDSKKKTGTYNLGTSLRSYIDPRIYYEWGKRVGYDWKLYYPKSLQKKFSWVELGIRTQPLDVPTP from the coding sequence ATGAGACAGCTAATACACAACGGAGTCCTGGTTCCAAGGTACATTCCCAGAAATCTATCAATTAAGATACAGGGCAAAATAATTACTCTCAATCCGCAGCAAGAGGAAATGGCCGTTGCATGGGCAAAGAAACTTGGCACAAAATACGCTAAAGACCGCACGTTCGTTAAGAATTTCTTCAAAGACTTCTGTAGAGCTCTGGGAGTAACGGCAAGGCTAAAACCTGAGGCTTTTGATTTTTCGCCAATTCTTGAATTTATTGAGAATGAGAGGAATCTTAAAGCAAACCTTTCGAAAGAGGAAAGAAAAAGATTGACTGAAGAGGCGAAAATTATTGCTGAAGCAAACAAGGAGAGGTATGGATACGCGATCGTTGACGGTGTGAAAATTGAGATAGGCAACTATAGAGTTGAGCCCTCTAGTATTTTTCTAGGTCGTGGAAAACATCCTCTGCGCGGAAGATGGAAGGAGGGACCCAAAGAAGAAGATATTGAGTTGAATTTATCTCCAGACGCCCCAGTACCACCTGGAAATTGGAAAAGAATCATTTGGCAGCCTAATGCTTTGTGGATAGCAAGATGGCGAGATAAACTTTCTGGAAAGATGAAGTATGTTTGGATTTCGGAGAGCACTACACTTAAACAGATGAAGGACATTGAGAAGTTTGAGAAGGCGAGGGAACTTAGGCAAAATCTTCATCTTGTTAAGGAGCACATATGGAAAAATCTTAACTCAAACGACATAAGACGTAGAAAGACCGCCACGGTCTGTTTTCTCATAGATTTTCTAAAGATAAGAGTTGGCGACGAGAAAGATCCGGATGAAGCGGACACTGTCGGCGCATCAACACTTCGACCAGAGCACATAACATTCGGCAGTGGTAATCGAGTCATCATTAACTTTCTTGGCAAAGATTCCGTCCCCCACGTTTTCAACATTGAACTCCCAGACATAATTATCAGAAACCTAAAAGAATTCTGCCAGAACGCTAAGTCATCACTCTTTGAAGGTGTTAATTCAGAGCGTGTGAGCGAATTCCTGGACGAGGTCATACCTGGACTGTCAGCAAAGGTTTTTCGAACGTGCTATGCAACAGCAGCCGTAGAGGATACGCTTTACAGCGCACAAGTTAAGCTGGAAGATCCAGATTACATCAAAAAATATATCGCCACGATGGCAAACTTGGAAGCAGCAAAAGTATGTAATCATAAACGTACACTTCCAAGAGGATGGAGCGCCTCTTTAAAGAAAAAGATGATGGACTTAAAAAATAAAACGGAGATTGCACGAGATAAGCAAAAAAAGATTGAAGAGAAGATCGCAAAGGAAAAAAATAGGTTCTCGGAAACCCTAAAGAAATTTTATGAGAGAATAGAGGCGAGAAAGAATAGAATAAATCTTTTAAAGCAAAGGCTGGATTCATTAAAAGCAAACGTGAGATATAATAAGACGAATTCGAGACGAATTAGACTGGAAAGAAAAGCTATCAATTCTTATAAAGATAAAATTATAAAACTAAGAAAAAAGCATAGAGAGCGAATTCAAAAGCTTAGAGAAAAATTAAAAGAAGAAAAAGAGAAAAGTTCCAGAGTTCTAGAGAAGATGAGACTCCAGATAGACTCCAAGAAGAAAACTGGCACTTATAATCTGGGCACCTCGCTTAGAAGCTATATCGACCCAAGAATCTACTATGAATGGGGTAAAAGGGTTGGTTATGACTGGAAGCTATACTATCCTAAATCATTACAGAAGAAATTTTCGTGGGTTGAGCTAGGTATCCGAACTCAGCCACTAGATGTACCTACGCCGTAA
- a CDS encoding HDIG domain-containing protein, whose protein sequence is MLREDAIELINSKVKNRNVLRHMLAVGAIMKNLAKYLNEDEYKWELTGLLHDIDYEETCDNFIMHGIVACEMLKGKVKDEILRAIRAHNEATGTMPESLMEKGLIAADAVSGLLIACALVMPSKNIQDVDIKTVKKKFKDKDFARGADRKRISKCEELGIPLEKFLEISLEGLKSAEMTSL, encoded by the coding sequence ATGCTTCGTGAAGATGCAATCGAGCTGATTAATTCGAAAGTCAAGAACCGGAACGTCCTTCGCCACATGCTTGCAGTTGGAGCCATTATGAAGAATCTGGCAAAATATCTTAACGAAGATGAATATAAATGGGAGTTGACAGGCCTGTTACATGATATAGATTACGAAGAAACATGTGACAATTTCATCATGCATGGAATTGTTGCATGCGAAATGCTGAAGGGCAAGGTCAAAGATGAGATTCTAAGAGCTATAAGAGCGCATAATGAAGCTACTGGCACCATGCCAGAGAGCCTGATGGAAAAGGGCTTGATCGCCGCAGACGCTGTATCCGGGCTACTAATAGCATGCGCGCTCGTAATGCCATCCAAAAATATTCAAGACGTAGATATCAAAACTGTCAAAAAGAAATTCAAGGATAAGGATTTCGCCAGGGGAGCAGACCGTAAAAGAATATCTAAATGTGAGGAACTAGGAATACCGCTAGAGAAGTTTCTTGAAATATCACTTGAAGGATTAAAATCTGCTGAAATGACAAGTCTTTAA
- a CDS encoding nitroreductase family protein — MTQEFLELIKTRRSVRRYTEKDVDLKFLSKVFEAARWAPSAHNSQPWRFIIINDSMIKRRLAESMAMEWDKALMRDGVPYEIRRSLIKDSIARFTAAPVLIIACITMSGMDHYPDEERKRCEHIMATQSLGAAIQNILLLAHSEGLGSCWYCAPLFSQDTVRKVLGIPPDVEPQAVITIGYPAEWPTPPTRKKLEEFVFINSWGRGMCSRL; from the coding sequence TTGACCCAAGAGTTTCTTGAACTCATTAAAACTCGAAGGAGTGTAAGGAGATATACAGAGAAAGATGTGGATTTGAAGTTTTTAAGTAAAGTATTTGAGGCTGCCAGATGGGCTCCTTCAGCTCATAATTCGCAACCTTGGCGTTTCATCATTATAAACGATAGTATGATTAAGAGAAGACTGGCAGAGAGTATGGCGATGGAATGGGATAAAGCATTAATGAGGGATGGAGTACCCTATGAGATTCGCAGATCTCTCATCAAGGATTCCATAGCACGTTTCACTGCCGCCCCAGTATTAATCATTGCTTGCATAACGATGAGCGGCATGGATCATTATCCAGATGAAGAAAGGAAAAGATGCGAGCACATTATGGCAACGCAGAGCTTAGGCGCCGCAATCCAGAATATTCTTCTATTAGCGCATTCCGAGGGTCTGGGATCTTGCTGGTACTGTGCCCCCTTGTTCTCTCAAGATACTGTTAGAAAAGTTTTAGGGATACCTCCAGACGTTGAACCTCAAGCCGTAATCACTATTGGGTATCCGGCTGAATGGCCAACCCCGCCAACTCGAAAGAAATTGGAAGAATTCGTCTTTATCAACTCATGGGGGAGAGGAATGTGCTCACGGCTTTAG
- a CDS encoding NAD(P)H-hydrate dehydratase, with protein MVKVNIITSKEMQALEINAEYYGIPRILLMENAGRNVALEVASRFKPSDARVAIFCGLGGNGGDGSVAARHLACMGFRTTVVLAGRFHDISCEEAKINWQALKPLKRSITIHEVDDSSLIPNIEAEVVIDALLGTGLKGPPRPPISNIIQIINKMDAFKVAVDIPSGVDSETGEVKGEAVKADLTVTFHKLKPGILRAKEYTGDCVVRDIGVPEELEMYAGPGDVFAISKPRKPEARKGDHGRLLIIGGSETYSGAPTLAALAALRTGVDLVFIAAPSKTAYAISSISPDLITIKLEGEHLNTGNISVLRHHLNKVSAVIIGPGLGLHKETVETVKEILTIGEEKKIPILLDADGLKAFAEFKHALKTPTVLTPHTGEYEILTGRKIFGDLDERAKAVQQTAQDLDAVVLLKSHVDIISDGYKTKFNFTGNPGMTVGGTGDVLSGIVGAFLARGIHPFEAAVASAYINGAAGDLVEEEKGHHMTATDLIEYIPKVIDDPMCHLELRKRKTNPS; from the coding sequence ATGGTAAAGGTAAATATAATAACTTCAAAAGAGATGCAAGCGCTGGAGATTAATGCAGAATATTATGGGATTCCAAGAATTCTTCTGATGGAGAATGCGGGGAGAAATGTCGCCCTAGAAGTTGCCTCCAGATTTAAGCCAAGCGATGCAAGGGTAGCCATTTTTTGCGGTTTAGGAGGAAACGGTGGAGATGGCTCTGTTGCCGCCAGGCATCTCGCATGCATGGGATTTAGGACCACGGTGGTGTTAGCCGGACGTTTTCACGACATATCCTGCGAAGAAGCAAAGATCAATTGGCAAGCACTTAAGCCGTTAAAGAGATCCATAACAATTCACGAAGTAGATGATTCATCTCTCATTCCCAACATTGAGGCAGAGGTGGTTATTGACGCTTTACTAGGAACGGGACTCAAGGGTCCGCCGCGACCGCCCATATCCAACATTATACAAATAATCAACAAAATGGATGCATTCAAGGTAGCAGTGGATATACCCAGTGGAGTCGACTCGGAAACTGGGGAGGTCAAGGGCGAAGCAGTAAAAGCAGATTTAACTGTCACCTTTCATAAACTCAAACCGGGAATATTAAGGGCCAAGGAATACACTGGAGACTGCGTAGTTAGGGATATTGGCGTCCCAGAAGAACTTGAAATGTATGCAGGTCCAGGCGATGTCTTTGCAATATCAAAGCCACGTAAACCTGAAGCCCGTAAAGGCGATCATGGAAGGCTTCTAATCATCGGCGGAAGCGAGACATATTCAGGCGCGCCTACACTTGCAGCTTTGGCAGCGCTTAGAACCGGGGTTGACTTAGTGTTTATAGCCGCACCCAGTAAGACTGCATATGCAATCTCGTCAATCTCCCCGGATTTAATCACCATCAAATTGGAAGGCGAGCATCTTAATACAGGGAATATCTCGGTCTTGAGACATCACTTAAACAAGGTAAGTGCAGTGATAATAGGCCCAGGTTTGGGACTACATAAGGAGACTGTGGAAACTGTTAAAGAAATTTTGACCATCGGGGAGGAGAAAAAGATCCCGATTTTACTGGATGCAGATGGATTGAAGGCCTTCGCAGAATTCAAGCATGCACTTAAAACTCCAACAGTATTGACTCCACACACGGGTGAATATGAGATATTAACTGGAAGAAAGATTTTCGGAGACTTGGATGAAAGGGCTAAAGCGGTCCAACAGACGGCTCAAGACCTAGATGCGGTAGTCCTGTTGAAGTCACATGTTGATATAATTTCCGACGGATACAAAACCAAATTCAATTTCACCGGAAATCCGGGAATGACTGTAGGAGGAACAGGCGATGTTCTATCCGGCATAGTTGGAGCCTTCCTTGCGCGAGGGATCCACCCATTCGAGGCGGCAGTTGCCAGTGCTTACATAAATGGCGCAGCTGGTGACTTAGTAGAGGAGGAAAAGGGGCATCACATGACCGCCACGGATTTAATCGAGTACATCCCAAAAGTTATCGACGATCCTATGTGCCATCTGGAGCTGAGAAAAAGAAAAACAAATCCAAGTTAA
- the cofD gene encoding 2-phospho-L-lactate transferase — protein MLTALAGGVGAAKFLRGLVEVVPNEDITIIVNTGDDIEFHGLHISPDIDIITYTLAGLVDECKGWGINGDTFHCLEMLKTYGHEGWFKLGDRDLATHIHRTDMLRRGFKLSEVTADISKRLGIRVKIIPMTDDRFETWVLTDAGLMHFQEFLVKRGSADRVLDVKFFGEETAQPAPGVIEAIEESEIIIVCPSNPIVSIGTILSLKGVRGALKKSEGCKVAISPIVGGRPIKGPADKLMSGIGLEVSAYSVAKLYADFLNIFVLDKVDEKERTRIEDLGVSVVVTNTIMRTHEDRVLLAGTVLNEAKKFSKK, from the coding sequence GTGCTCACGGCTTTAGCTGGTGGTGTTGGAGCAGCAAAATTCCTAAGGGGATTAGTAGAAGTCGTTCCGAATGAGGATATCACGATCATTGTTAACACCGGCGATGACATAGAATTTCATGGTCTACACATATCACCGGACATCGATATAATAACTTACACTTTAGCTGGTTTGGTTGATGAGTGTAAGGGGTGGGGAATAAATGGCGACACATTCCATTGCTTAGAAATGCTCAAGACATATGGGCATGAGGGGTGGTTTAAGCTTGGCGATCGAGACCTTGCAACACATATACATCGGACGGATATGCTGCGAAGGGGATTCAAACTCTCTGAAGTAACCGCAGACATAAGTAAGAGACTTGGAATAAGAGTTAAGATAATTCCAATGACAGATGACAGATTTGAAACATGGGTGCTTACCGACGCTGGACTGATGCATTTTCAAGAATTCTTAGTTAAGAGAGGATCCGCCGATAGAGTTCTGGATGTGAAGTTTTTTGGTGAAGAAACCGCTCAGCCAGCGCCAGGAGTTATTGAGGCGATCGAAGAGAGTGAAATTATAATTGTTTGCCCAAGCAACCCAATCGTTAGCATTGGAACGATACTATCGTTAAAGGGTGTAAGAGGCGCATTGAAAAAGAGTGAAGGATGCAAGGTTGCCATCAGCCCAATAGTTGGCGGAAGGCCAATTAAAGGTCCCGCCGATAAGCTGATGTCCGGTATAGGGCTGGAGGTTTCGGCATACTCCGTCGCTAAACTCTATGCCGACTTCCTAAATATCTTCGTATTGGATAAGGTTGACGAGAAAGAAAGAACTAGAATTGAAGATCTTGGGGTTAGTGTCGTCGTTACTAACACAATCATGAGGACCCATGAAGATAGAGTGCTGCTTGCCGGGACAGTTCTTAATGAAGCGAAAAAATTTTCGAAAAAGTGA
- a CDS encoding pyridoxal phosphate-dependent aminotransferase produces the protein MLEISERTRNLGTENAFVVLKEVNDLLSKGYDIVNFCIGQPDFDTPEYIKEGAIKAIREGKTGYTPSAGIPELREAVAEFFSETRNIDVKPEWVVIANGAKPFIGYVILSVTDYGKGHEVLYPNPGFPIYESQIRAHGAIPVPLPLLERKGYAFDLDYLESHINENSRLLILNSPHNPTGSVLDKKTLEKIAEIVLNHDKLWVFSDEVYSRMVYDGEFYSIASIPEMMERTVIVDGASKTYAMTGWRIGFASNPKLADHLARWVTNTDSCAAHPNQYAALAALTGPQDDSRKMMMSFKKRRDLIVGGLNSIDGIKCLKPGGAFYVWPNVTEACKIVGAKDSEDLRRRLLYEAGVAVLSDIHFGHRNEGEGEHIRFSYATSEENIKEGLKRIKEYIEDHRIK, from the coding sequence ATGCTCGAGATTTCGGAGAGAACACGTAACCTCGGCACAGAGAATGCATTTGTAGTTTTGAAAGAGGTGAATGACCTACTTAGTAAGGGATATGACATTGTTAACTTCTGCATCGGACAACCGGACTTTGACACGCCCGAATACATCAAAGAAGGAGCTATTAAGGCTATAAGAGAGGGGAAAACTGGTTATACTCCGTCGGCAGGGATACCGGAGTTGAGAGAAGCTGTGGCAGAATTTTTCTCAGAAACGAGGAACATTGATGTAAAGCCTGAGTGGGTGGTTATAGCAAATGGCGCCAAACCTTTTATAGGGTACGTTATTCTATCCGTCACAGATTATGGTAAGGGACATGAAGTACTCTATCCAAATCCTGGTTTTCCAATATACGAGTCGCAGATTCGTGCTCATGGAGCTATTCCTGTTCCTCTTCCATTATTAGAGAGAAAAGGCTACGCTTTTGACCTCGATTATCTAGAGAGCCATATAAATGAGAACAGTAGGCTCTTAATCCTGAATTCTCCTCACAATCCAACTGGCAGCGTGCTAGACAAAAAAACGCTAGAAAAGATTGCTGAGATAGTTCTGAATCATGACAAGTTATGGGTCTTCTCTGATGAAGTCTATTCCAGAATGGTTTACGACGGCGAATTTTACAGTATCGCCTCAATTCCGGAGATGATGGAAAGGACGGTAATAGTGGACGGGGCTTCGAAGACTTATGCCATGACCGGATGGAGGATAGGTTTTGCGTCTAATCCGAAACTTGCAGACCATCTTGCACGTTGGGTCACAAATACAGATTCATGTGCAGCTCATCCCAATCAGTATGCTGCTTTAGCAGCATTGACTGGGCCTCAAGATGACTCTAGAAAGATGATGATGAGTTTCAAGAAGAGACGGGACCTTATAGTTGGAGGGCTTAACTCAATAGATGGTATAAAATGCCTGAAGCCTGGCGGCGCATTCTACGTATGGCCAAACGTTACTGAAGCATGTAAAATCGTTGGAGCGAAAGACTCAGAGGATCTCCGCAGGAGACTCCTCTATGAGGCAGGAGTTGCAGTTCTTTCAGACATTCACTTTGGACATCGGAATGAAGGAGAAGGTGAACATATAAGATTCTCATATGCCACTTCTGAAGAGAATATCAAAGAAGGTCTGAAAAGGATCAAAGAGTACATTGAGGATCATCGAATAAAGTAA
- a CDS encoding tRNA 4-thiouridine(8) synthase ThiI, which produces MKRKPKALALLSGGLDSLLAAKLIMIESVKVEGVHFINPFSADPDSFLDEFSDETGIRIHKIPLGRDFLNLIINPRHGYGSHMNPCIDCRIFALKKAKKLMEKIGADFIVTGEVLDERPFSQRMEALLMIEKEAGLEGKILRPLSAKLLPITEPEKIGFVNRERLLAIRGRRRVVQIELARRLGIKRYASPSGGCLLTDPRFSERLRDYLKYRRRLRLIDVELLKIGRHLRLGKTKIIVGRNREENHRLLSIAKNEGLLHMEVIGYPGPITVVVGRCNKMIIQKAIGITIRYSDAPSHEQVDVKITKKDKVEIMRGQALDDQEIRKYII; this is translated from the coding sequence ATGAAAAGAAAACCTAAAGCACTTGCACTCTTATCGGGCGGGCTGGATAGTCTTTTGGCAGCAAAGCTGATAATGATCGAGTCTGTGAAAGTTGAAGGCGTCCACTTCATAAATCCATTTTCAGCCGATCCCGATTCATTTTTAGATGAATTTTCTGATGAGACTGGAATAAGGATCCATAAGATACCGTTGGGGAGGGATTTTCTAAATTTGATCATTAATCCACGGCATGGATACGGCAGTCATATGAACCCATGCATCGATTGCAGAATTTTCGCACTTAAGAAGGCTAAGAAATTAATGGAGAAGATTGGTGCGGATTTCATCGTCACCGGGGAGGTTCTGGACGAGAGACCATTCTCTCAGAGAATGGAAGCACTTCTAATGATAGAGAAAGAGGCTGGATTAGAGGGAAAAATTTTGAGACCTCTCTCAGCAAAGCTTCTTCCCATAACAGAGCCAGAAAAGATTGGCTTTGTAAATCGCGAAAGGCTACTGGCTATTAGGGGGAGGAGAAGAGTTGTCCAGATTGAATTGGCAAGAAGGCTTGGAATCAAGAGATACGCCAGCCCTTCAGGCGGCTGTCTACTCACAGATCCGAGATTTTCTGAAAGGTTAAGGGACTACTTGAAATACCGAAGAAGATTGCGTCTAATTGATGTTGAGCTTCTGAAGATTGGACGGCACCTTAGGTTGGGAAAAACAAAGATTATTGTAGGAAGAAACAGAGAGGAAAACCATAGGCTTCTATCAATCGCAAAGAACGAAGGCCTTCTACACATGGAGGTAATAGGCTATCCTGGTCCTATAACGGTAGTAGTTGGAAGATGCAACAAAATGATTATCCAGAAGGCCATCGGAATAACTATTCGTTATTCTGACGCTCCTTCCCATGAGCAAGTGGACGTAAAGATCACTAAGAAGGATAAAGTAGAAATAATGAGGGGACAAGCCTTGGATGATCAAGAGATCAGAAAATATATCATATGA
- a CDS encoding 3-hydroxy-3-methylglutaryl-CoA synthase, translating to MKRVGIDDIAAYVPKIYLDTEEMAKARGIDPNKITKGLGIEKLAIPDAHEDAATMAAMATLDLMVKNDLKPRDIDFIHVATESGPDAAKPISCYVQGMLEQIYGKGSFDHIGAPETKFACVGATYAIIDRLAYIASGWNRAKYSIVVATDIAKYELNSSGEPTQGAAAVALLLKDDPRLLVYEPKFTGFGTVDDKDFFRPVERTTAVVNGQYSIGCYLRDMRIAADAYKRNMVRYGVLRSMNDPVIEKIDLISFHSPFPKMVQYAFATFLIHDLRNAPVWRDIISRIGSEPSREGMTDVEYYISDAHKEFRKRFSATEEFTKAYEEKVANSLVALSQIGNSYTASVWLGVASHFELSKSDLEGKRLGIGSYGSGSSAIVCSFIVQSEYKDVTKKIGLMEQLDKRQKITMEVYEDLHEGRLGYGDSVIPPREEFALVDLGRSETDYGYRYYKFIK from the coding sequence ATGAAGAGAGTTGGGATTGACGATATCGCGGCTTATGTTCCTAAAATTTACCTTGACACAGAGGAGATGGCAAAAGCTCGAGGCATAGATCCAAACAAGATAACGAAGGGTTTGGGAATAGAAAAACTGGCAATTCCTGATGCTCATGAGGATGCTGCTACCATGGCGGCAATGGCTACGCTAGATCTTATGGTAAAGAATGATCTCAAACCAAGGGATATAGACTTTATCCATGTGGCGACCGAGTCCGGACCTGATGCTGCCAAACCCATTTCATGCTACGTTCAAGGGATGCTTGAACAAATCTATGGAAAAGGAAGCTTTGATCATATTGGCGCGCCTGAAACAAAATTCGCATGCGTCGGAGCAACCTACGCGATTATTGATCGTCTCGCATATATTGCGTCTGGATGGAACAGAGCAAAATATTCCATCGTAGTCGCTACAGATATCGCAAAATATGAGTTGAACTCCTCAGGGGAGCCGACGCAGGGAGCGGCTGCAGTGGCATTACTCCTTAAAGATGATCCTCGTCTGCTTGTATATGAACCGAAATTCACGGGGTTTGGGACAGTTGATGACAAAGACTTCTTTAGGCCAGTCGAAAGAACTACAGCAGTGGTTAATGGTCAGTATTCCATTGGTTGCTATCTGAGGGATATGAGAATAGCGGCTGACGCATATAAAAGGAATATGGTAAGGTATGGAGTCCTTAGGTCCATGAATGACCCAGTAATCGAGAAAATCGATCTTATATCATTTCATTCGCCTTTTCCAAAAATGGTTCAATATGCTTTCGCGACTTTCTTAATACATGATTTACGCAACGCCCCTGTATGGAGGGATATAATTAGCAGAATAGGTTCAGAGCCCAGCCGAGAAGGCATGACCGATGTGGAATATTATATATCAGACGCGCATAAGGAGTTTAGAAAGCGGTTCTCAGCTACAGAAGAATTCACAAAAGCATATGAAGAGAAGGTTGCGAATTCCTTGGTTGCGCTAAGCCAAATAGGAAACTCTTACACCGCATCGGTTTGGCTTGGCGTTGCAAGTCACTTCGAATTGAGTAAAAGCGATCTTGAGGGTAAAAGACTTGGTATAGGTTCGTATGGAAGTGGAAGCAGCGCCATTGTTTGCAGCTTCATCGTCCAATCAGAGTACAAAGATGTGACGAAAAAAATTGGACTTATGGAACAATTAGACAAAAGACAAAAGATAACAATGGAAGTGTATGAAGACCTTCATGAGGGAAGGCTAGGATATGGTGATAGTGTTATCCCTCCTAGAGAAGAGTTTGCATTAGTTGATCTTGGACGAAGCGAGACTGACTACGGCTATAGGTACTATAAGTTTATCAAATAG